A DNA window from Candidatus Protochlamydia phocaeensis contains the following coding sequences:
- a CDS encoding DUF2851 family protein: protein MFSLYPHLLDPFPCASEKKQAYALLTERHLQAVWLEQKYVRGWTTKEGERIEVLSPGIWNTEAGPDFLKAHIRIGKQEYRGDIEIHLSDEEWYAHGHHQDPRYNQVMLHLSYHLPSRALSIRKENGQAAVQVYVEKSLSVPLSRLMRLVDLDLYPYRRFVSSGKCEKELFQRLSESQIKDLLMSAAYWRLERKADYLQNRLADRSLQLAGGMAMALGYRHNAEAFLELFLFLLPYRDLPYSDLLAIALGCCGFFEEGRKWSWEQSIYYQQLRTAWGAWKDQIIHQASLRLDRIRPLNHPIRRLAYLVKLLQDRKLDSLWFDLLAVWQAQAIDVQSPKEVVKLVQRLIDLIPNYEDPYWKRHFTFEACVQREELPLVGEDLKREMLINTYLPLLYATIKEKGDYEEWRAFQRLYQTLKSPLSSKKRYLMHRFFGESSKKNLLKYSEMAQGAYQLHKDFCLHFEASCDGCPFVERYLSREMS, encoded by the coding sequence ATGTTCTCTCTTTATCCTCATCTTCTCGATCCCTTCCCGTGCGCATCGGAAAAAAAACAGGCTTACGCTTTACTGACTGAAAGGCATTTGCAAGCTGTCTGGCTGGAACAAAAATATGTGCGCGGGTGGACGACTAAAGAAGGGGAGAGAATAGAGGTGCTTTCTCCTGGAATTTGGAATACAGAGGCAGGGCCCGATTTTTTAAAGGCCCATATCCGCATTGGCAAGCAAGAGTATAGAGGCGATATAGAGATTCATTTAAGCGATGAGGAGTGGTATGCTCACGGCCATCATCAAGATCCCCGCTACAATCAAGTCATGCTGCATCTGTCCTACCACCTTCCGTCTCGTGCATTATCTATTAGGAAAGAGAACGGCCAGGCTGCCGTCCAAGTTTATGTGGAGAAAAGCTTGAGCGTTCCGCTTTCCCGTCTCATGCGCTTGGTCGATTTAGATCTTTATCCTTATAGACGCTTTGTCAGCAGCGGGAAATGCGAGAAAGAGCTTTTTCAGCGTTTAAGCGAATCTCAAATTAAAGATTTGTTGATGTCAGCCGCTTACTGGCGTTTAGAAAGAAAAGCTGATTATTTGCAAAATCGGCTGGCCGACCGTTCTCTTCAGTTGGCAGGAGGCATGGCGATGGCTCTGGGGTATCGGCACAATGCGGAGGCGTTCTTAGAGCTATTTTTATTTTTGCTTCCCTACCGGGATCTTCCTTATTCCGATTTATTGGCCATCGCTTTGGGTTGCTGCGGCTTTTTCGAAGAGGGGCGTAAATGGAGTTGGGAGCAGTCGATCTATTATCAACAGCTGCGAACAGCTTGGGGTGCATGGAAAGATCAGATTATCCACCAAGCCTCGCTGCGCTTGGACCGCATCCGGCCGCTCAATCATCCTATTCGACGCTTGGCTTATTTAGTCAAGCTTCTGCAAGATCGCAAACTCGATTCTTTGTGGTTTGATTTATTAGCGGTCTGGCAAGCGCAGGCGATAGATGTCCAATCTCCGAAAGAAGTGGTTAAACTGGTGCAGCGGCTCATTGACCTTATTCCCAATTATGAAGACCCCTATTGGAAGCGGCACTTTACCTTTGAAGCTTGCGTTCAAAGAGAAGAGTTGCCGTTGGTCGGAGAAGATCTCAAGCGAGAGATGCTAATCAATACGTATTTGCCCTTGCTTTATGCCACTATTAAAGAAAAAGGAGATTATGAGGAATGGCGCGCTTTTCAACGGCTATACCAAACATTAAAATCTCCTCTCTCCAGTAAGAAACGTTATTTGATGCATCGCTTTTTTGGGGAAAGTTCCAAAAAGAATCTTTTAAAGTACTCCGAAATGGCTCAAGGAGCCTATCAACTGCATAAAGATTTCTGCTTGCATTTTGAAGCAAGCTGTGATGGCTGCCCTTTTGTCGAGCGCTATCTTAGCCGGGAAATGTCTTAG
- the lepA gene encoding translation elongation factor 4, whose translation MYKYNIKNIRNFSIIAHIDHGKSTLADRLLELTHTVAARDMQEQLLDDMDLERERGITIKAHPVTMYYEAKDGEIYQINLIDTPGHVDFTYEVSRSLAACEGALLVVDAGQGVQAQSLANVHLALERNLEIVPVINKIDLPAADVEGVRKQIEDVIGLDASDAIGCSAKSGIGIDQVLERILTSVPSPKEPEDDLLRALVFDSHYDTYRGVMVYIRIMSGEIKKGSLIKMMATNKNFEVLEVGMFTPKEKPVDSLRPGEVGYMIANIKNTTDVKIGDTITLQKYPAADPLPGFRLIRPVVFAGIYPIDATDFEALRDALVKLQLNDSALHIEQESSTALGFGFRCGFLGLLHLEIVFERIQREFDIDIISTAPSVIYRFTLNDGTSKEVDNPAHYPDPTFIDLVEEPWVKCHIMIPSEYLGAIMNLGMDKRGVCVKTETMDARRLLLTYRFPLNEIITDFNDKLKSITKGYGSFDYEFDSYEQSDIIKLEIRVNEEPVDAFSCLVHRSKAESKGRAICAKLVEVIPMQLFKVPIQAAIGGKIVARETIRAITKNVTAKCYGGDITRKRKLWEKQKKGKKRMKEIGKVNIPQSAFMEVLKAGD comes from the coding sequence ATGTACAAATACAACATAAAAAATATTCGTAATTTTTCAATTATTGCTCATATCGACCATGGCAAATCGACTTTAGCTGACCGTCTCCTTGAGTTGACTCATACTGTTGCCGCCCGCGATATGCAAGAGCAGCTTCTCGATGACATGGACTTAGAGCGAGAAAGAGGGATTACCATCAAAGCGCATCCTGTCACCATGTATTATGAGGCCAAAGATGGCGAAATTTATCAAATCAATTTGATTGACACTCCCGGCCACGTTGACTTTACTTATGAAGTGTCGCGCTCTCTTGCCGCTTGTGAAGGAGCTTTGCTTGTCGTCGATGCCGGCCAAGGCGTGCAAGCGCAAAGTCTGGCAAATGTCCACTTGGCTTTGGAAAGAAACCTGGAGATCGTTCCCGTTATCAATAAAATTGACCTTCCTGCCGCAGATGTGGAAGGCGTCCGCAAGCAGATCGAAGATGTGATCGGACTAGACGCATCGGATGCCATTGGCTGCTCGGCTAAATCGGGCATTGGAATAGACCAGGTATTAGAGCGCATCTTGACTTCTGTTCCTTCTCCAAAAGAGCCGGAAGACGACCTTCTGCGGGCCTTGGTTTTTGATTCACATTATGACACTTATCGCGGCGTAATGGTGTATATCCGCATCATGAGCGGTGAAATCAAAAAGGGATCGCTGATTAAAATGATGGCGACCAATAAAAATTTCGAAGTGTTGGAAGTGGGAATGTTTACGCCCAAAGAAAAGCCTGTCGATTCTTTGCGACCAGGCGAAGTGGGCTATATGATCGCCAATATTAAAAACACGACGGATGTCAAGATCGGCGACACCATTACTTTGCAGAAATACCCTGCTGCCGATCCATTGCCGGGCTTTCGCTTGATCCGACCTGTCGTATTTGCCGGAATTTATCCCATTGATGCAACGGATTTCGAGGCTTTGCGCGATGCGCTCGTCAAGCTTCAGCTCAACGATTCGGCCTTGCATATCGAACAAGAAAGCAGTACGGCTTTGGGATTTGGATTCCGCTGCGGATTCTTGGGCCTTCTTCACTTGGAAATCGTCTTCGAACGCATTCAACGTGAATTCGACATCGACATCATTTCGACAGCTCCAAGCGTCATTTACCGCTTTACGCTCAATGACGGAACATCCAAAGAAGTGGACAATCCCGCCCATTATCCTGATCCGACCTTTATCGACTTAGTCGAAGAGCCTTGGGTCAAATGCCATATCATGATCCCGTCGGAATACTTAGGAGCCATCATGAATCTGGGGATGGATAAGCGCGGCGTCTGCGTAAAGACAGAAACCATGGATGCGAGACGCTTGCTGCTTACCTACCGCTTTCCGCTAAATGAAATTATCACCGATTTTAATGACAAGCTCAAGTCCATTACGAAAGGCTATGGATCATTTGATTATGAATTCGACTCTTATGAACAAAGCGATATCATTAAACTTGAGATTCGGGTCAATGAAGAGCCTGTTGACGCATTTTCATGCCTAGTCCACCGCTCTAAGGCAGAAAGCAAAGGAAGGGCCATCTGCGCCAAGCTGGTAGAAGTCATTCCCATGCAATTATTTAAAGTCCCCATTCAGGCCGCAATTGGCGGAAAAATCGTCGCTCGTGAAACCATACGCGCCATCACCAAGAACGTGACCGCAAAATGCTATGGCGGAGACATCACTCGTAAACGCAAGCTATGGGAAAAGCAGAAGAAAGGGAAGAAGCGCATGAAGGAGATAGGAAAGGTCAACATCCCTCAAAGCGCTTTCATGGAAGTTTTAAAAGCAGGCGACTAA
- a CDS encoding UTP--glucose-1-phosphate uridylyltransferase — protein sequence MCSSKTSLTLEQQIQELTLLTSSLQKASNTLEKLSILNSLPVVQEFLHSPSPLKTFLAGLNPECDYVIKSIIAIGQGPIVFNMHHTKDDWPDRLRNLLEQLLNLEDFYRYMGGIIGYHLTVLTFIVNQNNSSGAALDHAQYIHPEGLYLGQDNREVRQSIDWGIESLDQLGEIYPVGGAGDRLNLIDEYTGVPLPAAVLPFLGRTLLEGLIRDLQAREYLYFKLYGKQLQTPIAMMTSIEKNNHNHILAICRQNRWFGRSPQSFYFFIQPLVPVITQEGNWSLSSSLTLTRKPGGHGVLWKLAEEQGVFDWLLAQKRQHCLVRQINNPLAGTDCSLLGLIGIGCKMDKALGFVSCERLLNSAEGTNVVIETQTSEGFEYRLTNIEYTDFAQKGIGEEPAKPGSPFSIYPTNTNILFVHIPSIREALKDCPIPGQLINMKSKVSYIDPEGKASAVLGGRLESTMQNIADYLVDRFKHPLKRENFRKNLRTFIVYNQRVKTISTTKKSYNPGESPVSTPEQAYYDMLSNNRNLLEQNCQFDMPPNANVEEYLKKGPACIFLFHPALGPLYAIIAQKIRKGRFAPGAELQLEIAEVDISSLDLTGSLLIEAAEPLGTKGQDGLLSYGRESRCMLHRVVVRNKGVDYQAEHTFWKNQIKRQECVKIILHEGAEFFADQVTLEGNCLFEVPAFHRLTLSANQQGEWVEELVKIERPTWQWEYKIEKENFIKLSKKESPLSTS from the coding sequence ATGTGCAGCAGTAAAACGAGTTTAACTTTAGAACAGCAAATCCAAGAGTTGACTCTCTTGACCTCTTCTCTTCAAAAAGCTTCAAATACGCTTGAAAAGCTCTCTATTTTAAATTCTCTTCCGGTTGTACAAGAGTTCCTTCATTCCCCGAGTCCTTTAAAAACTTTTCTAGCCGGATTGAATCCCGAGTGCGATTACGTCATTAAATCCATCATAGCCATTGGCCAAGGCCCTATTGTTTTTAATATGCATCACACTAAAGACGATTGGCCAGACCGCTTGAGAAACCTGCTGGAGCAATTACTGAATTTAGAAGATTTTTACCGCTATATGGGCGGGATCATCGGCTATCATCTCACCGTTTTAACTTTCATCGTCAATCAAAATAACTCTTCTGGCGCTGCTCTAGATCACGCACAATACATCCATCCGGAAGGGCTTTATTTGGGCCAGGACAATCGCGAAGTCAGGCAATCCATTGATTGGGGAATTGAAAGCCTAGATCAACTGGGAGAAATTTATCCCGTCGGCGGAGCGGGAGATCGCCTCAACCTCATAGATGAATATACAGGCGTTCCTTTGCCGGCAGCCGTTCTTCCATTCTTGGGCCGCACTCTTTTGGAAGGGTTAATCCGAGACTTACAAGCGCGCGAATATTTATACTTCAAATTATATGGCAAGCAGCTGCAGACCCCTATTGCCATGATGACCTCTATAGAGAAAAACAACCATAATCACATTTTGGCCATTTGCAGGCAGAATCGCTGGTTTGGCAGATCCCCTCAAAGTTTTTACTTTTTTATTCAACCGCTTGTGCCCGTCATTACTCAGGAAGGAAACTGGTCATTATCTTCTTCTTTGACTCTTACCCGCAAACCAGGAGGACATGGAGTTCTTTGGAAATTGGCCGAAGAGCAAGGCGTCTTTGATTGGCTGCTTGCACAAAAGAGGCAGCATTGCTTAGTCAGGCAAATTAACAATCCTTTAGCTGGGACGGATTGCTCTCTGTTGGGATTAATAGGGATTGGATGCAAAATGGACAAAGCGCTTGGTTTTGTTTCATGCGAGCGGTTGTTAAATAGCGCCGAGGGGACTAACGTTGTCATCGAGACGCAAACAAGCGAAGGCTTTGAATACCGCCTGACCAATATTGAATATACGGATTTTGCTCAAAAAGGCATTGGAGAAGAACCAGCCAAGCCTGGCAGCCCTTTCTCAATCTACCCGACCAATACGAATATTTTATTCGTCCATATTCCCTCTATCCGAGAAGCGCTGAAAGACTGTCCGATCCCAGGCCAATTGATTAACATGAAATCAAAAGTCTCCTATATTGATCCGGAAGGAAAGGCTTCTGCTGTACTTGGAGGCCGCCTGGAATCAACCATGCAGAATATTGCAGACTATCTTGTCGATCGTTTCAAACATCCCCTTAAACGGGAAAATTTTAGAAAAAATTTAAGAACTTTTATCGTCTATAATCAACGGGTTAAGACCATTTCGACGACCAAGAAATCTTATAATCCCGGTGAATCGCCCGTGTCTACGCCTGAACAGGCTTATTATGACATGCTCTCGAACAACCGCAACCTTCTAGAGCAAAATTGCCAATTTGACATGCCGCCAAATGCAAATGTAGAAGAGTATTTAAAAAAAGGCCCTGCTTGTATTTTTCTCTTTCACCCTGCCCTTGGTCCTTTATATGCCATTATTGCCCAAAAAATTCGCAAAGGCCGTTTTGCCCCAGGCGCAGAGCTCCAGCTTGAAATCGCTGAAGTGGATATTAGCTCCCTTGATTTGACAGGCAGCTTGCTCATTGAAGCGGCGGAGCCTTTAGGAACAAAAGGACAAGACGGACTCTTGTCCTATGGACGCGAAAGCCGCTGCATGCTTCACCGCGTCGTCGTCCGGAACAAGGGCGTCGATTACCAAGCCGAACACACGTTCTGGAAGAATCAAATCAAGCGCCAAGAGTGCGTCAAAATTATTCTGCATGAAGGGGCTGAATTTTTTGCCGATCAGGTGACGTTAGAAGGCAATTGCCTCTTTGAAGTCCCGGCCTTCCATCGCTTGACGCTTTCTGCCAACCAGCAAGGAGAATGGGTAGAAGAACTTGTTAAAATCGAACGGCCCACTTGGCAATGGGAATACAAAATCGAGAAGGAAAATTTCATTAAATTAAGTAAAAAGGAAAGTCCGCTCTCAACCTCCTGA
- the uppS gene encoding polyprenyl diphosphate synthase has translation MSVDMAVMPFQEKSTRFHPAQLARLDRSRIPRHIAIIPDGNRRWAKKRLSSANEGHREGADILMEVVKAAKELNVKGITFFCFSTENWTRPAEEIMALMVLFSSYLTEHCEEMVQNGIKLETIGELNSLPPFLRQTIHDTKMATQECDKIRLILALNYGARNELCRAFKAMLQDYDRKHFSKDDINEETISRYLDTHDWQDPELLIRTSGELRISNFLLWQISYTEIYISPVLWPDFSPQHLLEAILDYQERDRRLGGN, from the coding sequence ATGTCGGTTGATATGGCTGTTATGCCTTTCCAGGAAAAGTCTACCCGTTTCCATCCCGCGCAGCTTGCGCGTTTGGATCGCTCACGCATTCCTCGCCATATTGCCATTATTCCCGATGGAAATCGACGCTGGGCCAAAAAGCGCCTTTCCTCTGCTAACGAAGGCCATCGCGAGGGTGCCGATATTTTGATGGAAGTCGTCAAAGCGGCGAAAGAACTAAACGTCAAGGGAATTACTTTCTTTTGCTTCTCCACCGAAAATTGGACCAGACCTGCAGAAGAGATCATGGCTTTAATGGTTTTGTTCAGCTCATATTTGACCGAGCATTGCGAAGAAATGGTTCAAAACGGAATCAAGCTGGAAACCATCGGCGAACTAAACAGCCTCCCTCCTTTTCTTAGGCAGACGATCCATGACACTAAAATGGCTACACAAGAGTGCGATAAAATCCGCCTGATTTTAGCCCTTAATTATGGAGCGAGAAATGAGCTTTGCCGGGCATTCAAGGCAATGCTGCAAGACTATGATCGCAAGCATTTTTCAAAAGACGACATTAATGAAGAGACAATTTCCCGTTATTTGGATACGCATGACTGGCAAGACCCCGAGCTATTAATTCGCACGAGCGGCGAGCTGCGCATCAGCAATTTTTTATTATGGCAAATTTCGTATACGGAAATTTACATCTCTCCGGTGCTTTGGCCGGATTTTAGTCCTCAGCATCTTTTAGAAGCAATTTTAGATTATCAAGAACGCGATCGGCGTTTGGGAGGCAATTAA
- the cmk gene encoding (d)CMP kinase codes for MIITIDGPVATGKSTIAKKLAQAIGYIFFDTGAMYRALTYGILKHQVDIDNSDQLKDFLDHFQFDIKVLRHERHYFFEGEDITQKIRGEEVTSAVSRVSAKKEVRDKLVSIQRELAVGVNAVFEGRDMGTVVFPDAALKVFLTGRKEVRAQRRYDELTTKYPEAAANLTLEKCLEEITKRDHYDSTREHSPLKQAEDAFVVDTSDLTIDEVVHKILEYRDSLKTKRSIAS; via the coding sequence ATGATCATTACCATTGATGGACCTGTTGCAACAGGAAAAAGCACAATTGCCAAAAAGCTGGCCCAAGCAATTGGATATATCTTCTTCGACACAGGTGCGATGTACCGGGCTTTGACTTATGGCATTCTTAAACATCAGGTCGACATCGATAATTCCGACCAACTTAAAGATTTCCTAGACCATTTTCAATTTGATATTAAAGTGCTTCGCCACGAGCGTCATTATTTTTTTGAAGGTGAAGATATTACGCAAAAAATTAGGGGGGAAGAAGTCACATCGGCCGTTTCCCGCGTCTCTGCTAAAAAAGAAGTCAGGGATAAGCTTGTCTCTATTCAACGCGAGCTTGCCGTGGGGGTCAATGCCGTTTTTGAAGGACGCGATATGGGAACAGTGGTTTTCCCTGATGCCGCCCTTAAAGTCTTCTTGACAGGCCGCAAAGAAGTGCGCGCTCAGAGACGCTATGATGAGCTGACCACTAAATATCCTGAAGCAGCGGCTAACCTGACTTTGGAGAAATGCTTGGAAGAAATTACAAAGCGCGACCATTACGATTCTACCCGTGAGCATTCTCCCCTCAAACAGGCCGAAGATGCCTTTGTGGTTGATACGTCAGACTTGACGATCGATGAAGTGGTTCACAAAATTTTAGAATATAGAGACTCCTTAAAAACCAAACGCAGTATTGCCTCTTGA
- a CDS encoding SWIB/MDM2 domain-containing protein gives MTKDKKNSAFMRPVQVSEALAEIVGNGPMPRTEVTKRVWDYIKKHKLQDQTNKRNINPDAKLGKVLGSTQAIDMFKMTSKIAKHLKEPELTGSNKH, from the coding sequence ATGACAAAAGACAAGAAAAATTCTGCATTTATGAGACCTGTACAAGTAAGCGAAGCCCTTGCTGAGATTGTCGGCAATGGCCCTATGCCACGAACAGAAGTGACAAAACGCGTTTGGGATTATATTAAAAAGCACAAATTGCAAGATCAAACAAACAAGCGCAATATCAATCCTGATGCTAAACTTGGAAAAGTATTGGGATCTACACAAGCCATCGATATGTTTAAAATGACAAGCAAAATTGCGAAGCACTTAAAAGAGCCAGAATTAACAGGTTCTAATAAGCATTAA
- the lpxG gene encoding UDP-2,3-diacylglucosamine diphosphatase LpxG: MRKKKWSEWLWDAWCMASVIGVWPRFIEPHLLSLTRLSLPIPLLSKDLIGLKILHMSDLHWNDHFSPLLSRKMINRIQRLQPDLIVCTGDFICRSKLENKEGLKRLLCALKAPLGCFAVLGNHDYERFVTVNARGEYDVEPASPHSDIGKGFKRLFNSTPLAKTITPEAQKVGLHEELINLLEQTPFQVLNNTTKLVAVKDSWINICGVGEYTLGRFQPQQAFQSYNTLYPGIILSHNPDTLTILKNYPGEIILAGHTHGGQVNLPGLWKKFTRIENLEFKRGLKRIGKKWAYINRGIASVLRFRWFSMPELTLITLGKG; the protein is encoded by the coding sequence ATGCGTAAGAAAAAATGGTCGGAATGGTTATGGGATGCATGGTGTATGGCCTCTGTGATAGGCGTATGGCCGCGTTTTATAGAACCGCATTTGCTTTCCCTCACCCGGCTGTCTTTGCCCATTCCTCTTTTGTCAAAAGATTTAATTGGGCTTAAAATTTTGCACATGAGTGATTTGCATTGGAACGATCATTTTTCTCCTTTGCTTAGCAGAAAAATGATTAATCGCATTCAGCGTTTGCAGCCCGACCTGATTGTGTGCACGGGAGATTTTATTTGCCGCTCCAAATTGGAAAATAAAGAAGGGTTGAAGCGGCTTCTTTGTGCGCTAAAAGCTCCTCTCGGCTGCTTTGCCGTATTGGGAAATCACGATTACGAGCGCTTTGTAACGGTAAATGCTAGGGGAGAATATGATGTGGAGCCCGCTTCGCCGCATTCGGATATTGGCAAGGGATTTAAGCGGTTGTTCAATTCTACGCCTTTGGCAAAGACCATTACGCCTGAAGCGCAGAAAGTCGGTTTGCATGAAGAGTTGATAAATCTATTGGAGCAAACACCTTTTCAAGTTTTAAATAATACGACTAAGCTGGTAGCGGTCAAAGACAGCTGGATAAATATATGCGGAGTGGGGGAATACACGCTCGGCCGGTTTCAGCCCCAGCAGGCGTTTCAGTCCTATAACACGCTTTATCCGGGTATTATTCTTTCCCATAATCCCGATACGCTTACTATCCTCAAAAATTATCCGGGAGAGATTATACTAGCCGGTCATACTCATGGCGGACAGGTCAATTTGCCCGGCTTATGGAAAAAATTTACGCGCATTGAAAACTTAGAATTTAAGCGCGGGCTTAAAAGAATCGGCAAAAAATGGGCGTATATTAATCGAGGCATTGCCAGCGTATTGAGGTTCCGCTGGTTTTCCATGCCTGAATTGACCTTAATAACTCTTGGAAAAGGCTAA
- a CDS encoding M4 family metallopeptidase has protein sequence MQSVSSSPVVQAWHPNFVGHSFFKTALEKCKAEHQETELGKELIEHFEAHIKDLQELIQHYHPLTVELREKIKELFGSDKALNKVYSAGSHYIPLNFTKGILQRQDVGKKTNESADPVVNQAYDITAVTQQFYKSVHSIDLNKLLAESVASTLPLVSIVHYGGASGTKTGYDNAFWTPQPGEMVYGDGRFFKPLVGEPTVGIHEISHMVTQELGGAKVSQTGKPTGIDYVADAGGINEANSDQAAVAALQQKDKKMPRDEDCPWRIGQGLFRDNPSYALRDMKQPGNGYKDDPYLGSDPQAGYDDYLSWKDHAQDVDPHLSSAVGLKWYYETAVLCADAKNLPTWETVEKIRVAALPLCPANVTYPQYATVTMKVAQELFPETDAIWQNVGKAWGVVKVLT, from the coding sequence ATGCAATCTGTTTCATCATCGCCAGTTGTTCAGGCATGGCATCCAAACTTTGTGGGGCATAGTTTTTTTAAAACAGCTTTAGAAAAATGTAAGGCCGAGCATCAGGAAACTGAGCTTGGGAAGGAATTGATAGAACACTTTGAAGCGCATATTAAAGATTTGCAAGAGTTAATCCAGCATTATCACCCTTTGACGGTTGAATTGCGTGAAAAGATAAAAGAGCTATTCGGCAGCGATAAAGCGTTGAATAAAGTGTATTCTGCCGGCAGTCATTATATCCCTTTAAATTTTACTAAGGGCATTCTTCAACGCCAAGATGTAGGCAAAAAAACAAACGAAAGTGCGGATCCCGTCGTCAATCAAGCCTATGACATCACAGCCGTCACGCAGCAATTTTACAAATCTGTGCATAGCATTGATTTAAATAAGCTGCTGGCCGAATCTGTGGCTAGCACATTACCTTTAGTGTCTATTGTTCATTACGGCGGAGCGTCCGGAACGAAAACAGGCTATGACAATGCCTTTTGGACTCCCCAGCCAGGTGAAATGGTTTACGGCGATGGCAGATTCTTTAAACCGTTAGTCGGAGAGCCGACAGTCGGCATTCATGAAATCTCCCATATGGTAACGCAAGAGTTGGGAGGAGCGAAGGTGAGCCAGACAGGCAAACCGACGGGGATTGATTATGTAGCGGATGCAGGCGGAATAAATGAAGCTAATTCGGACCAAGCGGCCGTCGCTGCTTTACAGCAAAAAGACAAAAAAATGCCGCGCGATGAGGATTGCCCATGGCGCATCGGTCAGGGATTATTTAGAGACAATCCTAGCTATGCGCTGCGCGATATGAAGCAGCCAGGAAACGGCTATAAAGATGATCCGTATCTGGGCAGCGATCCGCAAGCGGGCTATGATGACTATCTGAGCTGGAAGGATCATGCGCAGGATGTCGATCCGCACTTGTCTTCGGCTGTCGGCCTCAAATGGTATTATGAAACGGCCGTTTTATGCGCGGATGCCAAGAACCTCCCCACTTGGGAAACGGTTGAAAAAATTCGGGTTGCCGCTCTGCCTTTATGTCCGGCTAACGTCACCTATCCGCAATACGCCACTGTTACCATGAAAGTGGCCCAAGAGCTTTTCCCTGAGACGGATGCCATCTGGCAAAATGTTGGCAAAGCATGGGGTGTTGTGAAGGTATTGACCTAA
- a CDS encoding phosphatidate cytidylyltransferase yields MTSHFRQRLIMSSIGITLLAFTIYFSNHPLFKPFFILLNAAIIGLALIEYYRLAEHKGFQPLIALGVGTATAYVIASYFSLHHLHLQTLPTLTLFGSLILFFAAFFNRQQNPLANLAVTFFGLAYLAIPLSCGLRINYFFSSETLNDGRLWLTYVLIVTKMTDVGAYFSGKIFGKTKLAPYISPKKTVEGAIGGTAAALITSFVFHLYFLHLHPLNILKITLWQSIWLGLLISILSQFGDLAESILKRDAGVKDSNHLPGLGGVLDIVDSLVFTLPLMYLLLKMQFIG; encoded by the coding sequence ATGACGAGCCATTTTAGACAGCGACTCATCATGAGCAGCATCGGTATTACCTTGCTGGCCTTCACGATTTATTTTTCCAATCATCCGCTATTCAAACCGTTTTTCATCTTGCTCAATGCAGCCATCATTGGCTTGGCCCTAATTGAATATTACCGTTTAGCTGAGCATAAAGGTTTTCAGCCGCTCATTGCATTGGGGGTCGGTACAGCCACCGCTTATGTCATTGCCAGCTATTTCAGCTTGCATCATTTGCATTTGCAGACATTGCCTACCCTTACCTTGTTCGGTTCGCTCATCCTCTTCTTTGCAGCTTTTTTTAATCGGCAGCAAAACCCATTAGCTAATTTAGCCGTGACCTTCTTTGGCCTCGCTTACTTGGCCATTCCTTTGAGTTGCGGATTGCGCATCAATTATTTTTTTAGTTCCGAAACATTAAATGATGGCCGCTTGTGGCTGACCTATGTCTTGATTGTGACTAAAATGACAGACGTGGGAGCGTATTTCTCCGGTAAAATATTCGGCAAGACCAAGCTAGCCCCTTATATCAGCCCTAAAAAAACTGTCGAAGGGGCCATCGGAGGAACAGCTGCAGCTTTAATCACCAGCTTTGTCTTCCATCTCTATTTTCTTCATTTGCATCCCCTTAACATATTAAAGATCACTTTATGGCAGAGTATTTGGCTTGGATTGCTGATAAGCATTCTATCTCAATTCGGAGATTTGGCAGAATCCATTCTCAAACGCGATGCCGGAGTAAAGGATAGCAATCATCTCCCCGGTTTAGGCGGTGTTCTCGATATAGTGGATTCGCTTGTATTTACCTTGCCTTTGATGTATCTTTTACTCAAGATGCAGTTTATAGGATAG